A window of Nicotiana tabacum cultivar K326 chromosome 24, ASM71507v2, whole genome shotgun sequence contains these coding sequences:
- the LOC107806795 gene encoding uncharacterized protein LOC107806795 isoform X1: MSVWKHLALLGRANSKESIEYILEALWRTRKTGLDAADRQIFGEMLQLSNDSDLDPLLVCLRILIRKCVYENAKKDEMQKLFPAEVQPELQRLLTLLLQKFQKEWREDIAKEDTANDRVILPQLRAMMWTRGNERSEIGDPAAITNLKLQGDATSSCEEKDVQFQLTKGTLETMLKSMYCVRSHDDEFSKRIGF; encoded by the exons ATGAGCGTGTGGAAGCATTTAGCGCTGTTGGGGAGAGCCAATTCGAAGGAATCAATAGAATATATACTTGAAGCTCTGTGGAGAACTCGTAAGACTGGCCTTGACGCCGCTGACCGCCAAATATTCGGCGAAATGCTTCAACTTTCTAATGATTCTGACCTCGACCCT CTTCTGGTGTGCCTTCGTATTTTGATTCGCAAATGTGTTTATGAGAATgccaagaaggatgaaatgcaAAAGTTGTTTCCTGCTGAGGTTCAACCCGAATTACAAAGGTTATTAACACTTCTACTGCAAAAATTTCAAAAGGAGTGGCGGGAAGATATAGCTAAAGAAGATACAGCTAATGACCGG GTCATCCTGCCTCAACTGAGAGCAATGATGTGGACCAGGGGAAATGAGCGCAGTGAAATTGGAGACCCTGCAGCAATTACAAATTTAAAG CTTCAAGGTGATGCAACATCTAGCTGTGAAGAAAAGGATGTGCAGTTCCAATTGACAAAAGGCACTTTAGAAACAATGTTGAAGTCAATGTACTGTGTTAGGAGCCACGATGATGAATTTAGCAAAAGAATTGGGTTTTGA
- the LOC107806795 gene encoding uncharacterized protein LOC107806795 isoform X2, giving the protein MSVWKHLALLGRANSKESIEYILEALWRTRKTGLDAADRQIFGEMLQLSNDSDLDPLLVCLRILIRKCVYENAKKDEMQKLFPAEVQPELQRLLTLLLQKFQKEWREDIAKEDTANDRVILPQLRAMMWTRGNERSEIGDPAAITNLKHAPRSFKVMQHLAVKKRMCSSN; this is encoded by the exons ATGAGCGTGTGGAAGCATTTAGCGCTGTTGGGGAGAGCCAATTCGAAGGAATCAATAGAATATATACTTGAAGCTCTGTGGAGAACTCGTAAGACTGGCCTTGACGCCGCTGACCGCCAAATATTCGGCGAAATGCTTCAACTTTCTAATGATTCTGACCTCGACCCT CTTCTGGTGTGCCTTCGTATTTTGATTCGCAAATGTGTTTATGAGAATgccaagaaggatgaaatgcaAAAGTTGTTTCCTGCTGAGGTTCAACCCGAATTACAAAGGTTATTAACACTTCTACTGCAAAAATTTCAAAAGGAGTGGCGGGAAGATATAGCTAAAGAAGATACAGCTAATGACCGG GTCATCCTGCCTCAACTGAGAGCAATGATGTGGACCAGGGGAAATGAGCGCAGTGAAATTGGAGACCCTGCAGCAATTACAAATTTAAAG CATGCTCCACGCAGCTTCAAGGTGATGCAACATCTAGCTGTGAAGAAAAGGATGTGCAGTTCCAATTGA
- the LOC107806795 gene encoding uncharacterized protein LOC107806795 isoform X4, which translates to MSVWKHLALLGRANSKESIEYILEALWRTRKTGLDAADRQIFGEMLQLSNDSDLDPLLVCLRILIRKCVYENAKKDEMQKLFPAEVQPELQRLLTLLLQKFQKEWREDIAKEDTANDRVILPQLRAMMWTRGNERSEIGDPAAITNLKGRYRPL; encoded by the exons ATGAGCGTGTGGAAGCATTTAGCGCTGTTGGGGAGAGCCAATTCGAAGGAATCAATAGAATATATACTTGAAGCTCTGTGGAGAACTCGTAAGACTGGCCTTGACGCCGCTGACCGCCAAATATTCGGCGAAATGCTTCAACTTTCTAATGATTCTGACCTCGACCCT CTTCTGGTGTGCCTTCGTATTTTGATTCGCAAATGTGTTTATGAGAATgccaagaaggatgaaatgcaAAAGTTGTTTCCTGCTGAGGTTCAACCCGAATTACAAAGGTTATTAACACTTCTACTGCAAAAATTTCAAAAGGAGTGGCGGGAAGATATAGCTAAAGAAGATACAGCTAATGACCGG GTCATCCTGCCTCAACTGAGAGCAATGATGTGGACCAGGGGAAATGAGCGCAGTGAAATTGGAGACCCTGCAGCAATTACAAATTTAAAG